Genomic DNA from Sphingomonas hankookensis:
GACATGCGCGATCGGCGTATGTTGGCCGATCCCATGGCCGAGGTTGAAGACATGGGGGCGTTCCGGAAAGGCGTCCAGCACGCGCATGATGGCACCGTCGAGCGCCTCTCCGCCAGCCAGCAGCGCCAGTGGATCGAGATTGCCCTGCACCGGCATTCCCGGCGGCAGGACGGCATCGGCCCACACCGGGTCGACCGTCTCGTCCAGCCCGATCGCATCGATACCGGTCTCGCGGGCATAGCGGGGCAGCTTGCCGCCCGCGCCCTTGGGGAAACCGATCACCGGCACACCGGGCCGGCGCTGATGCAGCGCATCGACGATCCGAGCGGTAAACCCGATCACCCAGTCGTCGAACTGCGCCGGGCTGAGGCTGCCGGCCCAGCTGTCGAACAACTGGACCGCTTCGACCCCCGCATCGATCTGCCCCACCAGATAATCGATGGTCAGGTCCGCAATCGCCTCCAGCAGACCGGCAAAGGTCGCCGGATCGCGATAGGCAAGGCTCCGGCTCGCTTCATGGTCCTTCGACCCCTGCCCCGCCACCATATAGGTCGCGACGGTCCAGGGTGATCCGGCGAACCCCAGCATCGTCACATCGGCCGGCAGACGGGCCACGGTACGCCGGACCGTCTCGTACACCGGATCGAGCCGGTGGAAGGGATAACCGCCCTGTGACAGGCCGGGAATGCCCGCCAGCAGCCCGTCGAGCAGCGGCGGGTTCAGCCGCGGCCCTTCGCCGGGGCCGAAGGTCAGGTGCTGCCCCATCGCCCACGGGATCATCAGGATGTCGGAGAACAGGATCGCGCCATCGAACGCGAACCGCCGGATCGGCTGCAGCGTAACCTCCGATGCCGCCTCCGGATCGGTCGCCAGCGCGAGAAAGCCGCCCTTCTCCGCCCGGAGCGCACGATACTCCGGAAGATAGCGTCCGGCCTGTCGCATGAGCCAGATCGGCGGGACGGCAAGCTTCTCGCCGGCAAGCACGCGGAGAAGCGGTTTCGTGGGGACAGGACCGGTCAGCGTCGTCGCTCTCTCTACTATAAAGTAGAATCTAAATGGGTGGTTGGAAGCAGTTGGGGCGTGGATAGCGGGGCTTATGGTGGATTACCCGAAATGCCAACAGATTGACCCTATGGGAGTCGCTCGAATCCGTCGATTCCAATGAAGCCATCCACACTATCCACAGGCTGTTGGCTGAATCGCTCCCTGTGTCGGGATTGTGGATAATCTGGGCATGAAACAGGGCTTTCCCACAGCTTGGCGGACCGGCCGAGTTGCGCTAGCCCCTGCCCCCGACTTATCCACAGCCTTGTGCAGAAAGGCGCCGATGCGACTGCACCTCCACCTCCTGTCCGACTCCACCGGCGAAACGCTGGAGAATATCGCCAAGGCGGCGCTGGCGCAGTTCGACGATGTCGACACGATGCGCCATTTCTGGCCGATGGTCCGTTCGGAAACCCATCTCGAACGCATCCTCGCCGAAATCACCGTCAATCCCGGGCTGGTGCTCTATACGCTGGTCAACCCGGCGATCCGGCGGATGCTGGAGGCGCGCTGCGCCGCACTCGGCCTGCCGATCGTCGCGCCGATGGATGCGGTCAGCAACGCGCTGTCCAGCCTGCTGGGACAGGAGGCCAAGGCGCGGCCGGGCCGTCAGCACAGCCTCGACGCCGCCTATTTCGCCCGGGTCGATGCGATCCAGTGGACCATCGCCCATGACGACGGCATCGCGTCGGAGGACTGGGAAGAGGCCGATATCGTGCTGGCCGGCGTGTCGCGTTCGTCGAAGACGCCGACGTCGATCTATCTCGCCAATCGCGGGTTCAAGACCGCGAACATTCCGATCGTGGTCGAAAGCCCGCCGCCGCCGATCCTGTTCACGCTTAAAAAGCCGCTGGTCGTCGGGCTGACCACCAGCGCCGACCGGTTGATCGCGATCCGGCGCAACCGGCTGTTGTCGCTCAACCAGATGCCCGACACCGATTATGTCGAACAGGATGCCGTGATACGCGAACTGTCCTATGCCCGGCGGATGTTCGCCGACAATGGCTGGCCGGTGATCGACGTTACCCGCCGCTCGATCGAGGAAACGGCGGCGGCGATCATCACCCTGTGCAACGACCGCAAGCTGGAGGCCCGCGCATGAGCTTCATCCTCGCCTCGATGAGCGCCACCCGCCGTGCGATGCTCGACGCGGCCGGCATTCCCCATGACGCGATGGCCAGCGGGCTGGACGAGGAAGCGGCCAAGGCGGCATTGGCGGCCGAGAACCTCAAACCCCGCGACCTCGCCGATGCGCTGGCGGAGATGAAGGCGATGCGCGCCGCCACCCGCGTCGGCGGGGCGATGGTGCTGGGTGGCGATTCGGTCGTCGCGCTGGCCGATGGCACCGTGCTCGACAAGCCGGTCGACCGCGCCGATGCCACCGCGCATCTCCGCGCCCTGTCCGGCGGACGCCACGACCTGTTCAGCGCGGCGGTCTTCGTCGAAGGGGGCCGCCCGGTGTGGCGGCATATCGGCCATGCGAAGCTGACTGTCCGGCCCTTGTCCGATGCCTTCATCGACTCCTATCTCGATGCCGAATGGCCCGCGATCGCCGGCTGTGTCGGCTGTTTTCGGATCGAGGGGCCGGGTGTGCAGCTGTTCGACCGGATCGATGGCGACCATTGGACGATCCTCGGCATGCCCTTGCTCGAAATCGCGCGCTATCTGCGCCAACGGGGAAAATTGCCCGCATGAAACCCTATGCGGAGGTGATCGGCGACCCGATCGCCCACTCCAAATCGCCGCTGATCCACGGCTTCTGGCTCGACCAGTTGGGACTCGATGCCGAGTATCGAAGGTTCCACGTGAAACCTGACGATCTCCGAGCCTATTTCGAGAGCCGCCGTACCGACCCGCACTGGCGCGGGTGCAACGTCACCGTGCCGCACAAGCTGGCCGCGCTCGACCATGTCGCCGATCCCGGCGACGTGCGCGGTTCGATCGGCGCGATCAATACCGTGTTCCGTGGCGAAGGTGGTGACTGGATCGGCACCAATACCGATTCGGCGGGGTTCCACGCCCCGATCGCCGGTCTCGACCTGACGAAACAGCCGGTCGCGGTGATCGGTGCGGGCGGCGCGGCGCGCGCGATCCTGTTCGCCTTGTCGCGGCTGGGTGTCGGACGCGTGACCTTGCTGAACCGCAATCCGCTGAAGGCAGCGGCGTTGCTGTCGACCTTCGGCCTGAAGGGCGACGCCTTGCCGCTCACCGCTCCCCTGCCTGCGGCGAAGCTGCTGGTGAATGCCAGCACGCTCGGCATGACCGGTCAGCCCCCGCTGGAAATCGACCTGGCACCGCTGCCCGAAGATGCGGTGGTATATGACGCGGTCTACGCCCCGATCGAGACACCGCTGCTGGCACAGGCCCATGCGCGCGGGCTCGATACCGTCGACGGCCTCGAAATGCTGGTCGGGCAGGCGGCACTGGCGTTCGAACTGTTCTTCGGAGTCGCCCCGCCGCGCGACCGCGACGACGCCTTGCGGGAACGGTTGCTGGCGTGAGCGATCCGCGATCGAACCGTACCCTCGCGCAGGCGGGGGTCCAGAGTACCACGCGCAACCGCCGCGTTGCTTGGCCCTGGATCCCCGCCTGCGCGGGGATACGCGAGTGAGACGCCCATGACCCACATCCTCGGCCTCACCGGATCGATCGGCATGGGCAAGTCGACCGTCGCGCAGATGTTCCGCGACTTGGGCGTGCCGGTGTTCGATGCCGACGCCACCGTCCATGCGCTGCAAGGCCCGGACGGCGCGCTGCTGCCCGCGATCGAAGCCGCCTTCCCCGGCACCACCGGCCCGACCGGCATCGACCGCCCGACCTTACGCGAACGGATTTTCGCCGATCCGGACGCACGCCGACGCCTCGAAGCGATCGTCCATCCGGCCGTCGCAGCCGAGCGGCAACGCTTCCTCGACGCCCATCGCGAAGCCCCGCTGGTCGTGCTCGACGTCCCCCTCCTTTTCGAAACCGGCGGCGACTCGCGCTGCGATTCCGTAGCGGTCGTCTCGGCCGCACCCGAGGTTCAGCGCGCCCGCGTCCTCGCCCGCCCCGGCATGACCGAGTCGGCGTTCGCAGCGATCCTCGCCACCCAGATGCCCGACGCCGAAAAGCGCGCTCGTGCCCAACATCTTATCTACACCGATACGACACTCGCCGCGAAACGGGCGCAGGTCGCCGCGCTGGTCGCTTGCATGGGGCTCCGCGAAGGCGGATAAGGTGGGAATGCGTGAAATCGTGTTCGATACCGAAACCACCGGCTTCAAATTTTCGGAAGGCGACCGACTGGTCGAAATCGGGTGTGTCGAACTGGTCAACCGGGTCGAAACCGGCGCCACCTTTCACGCCTATTTCAATCCCGGCCGATCGATGCCGAAAGAGGCGGAGGCGGTCCACGGCCTGTCCGATGCGTTCCTTGCCGACAAGCCGGCGTTCCACACCGCGATCGACGACCTGCTCGCCTTTATCGGCGACAGCCCGCTGGTCGCGCACAATGCCAATTTCGACTTCGGCTTCCTGAACGGCGAACTGGGCGCATGCGGGCGCGATGCGATCTGCCTGAGCCGCATGGTCGACACCCTCGCCATCGCGCGCAGCCGCCATCCCGGCGCCAAGCATACGCTCGACGCGCTGTGCGTCCGCTTCGGCATCGACCGCAGTCGCCGCGTGCTGCACGGCGCGCTGCTCGACGCGCAGCTGCTGGCGCAGGTCTATGTCGAGCTGATGGGCGGTCGCCAGATCGGCTTCGGCCTCGACGCCACGCCGACCCTCGTCGCGGAAGTGGTGGAGACCGTTGCCCCCTCGCGCGTCCGCCCGCCGCGCCAGTTTTCGGCCAGCGCGGCCGAACTCGCCGTCCACGCCGCGTTCGTCGGCACATTGAAGGACCCGTTATGGGGCCAGTCGCCGACCTGAGGCGTTGACACCACCCGCTTTGAGCGGCTCACAGGATTTCACAACGACGGAGGATTACATGGACATCCGGGTTTCGGGGCACCAGGTCGACACCGGGGACGCGCTGAAGGAGATGGTCCAGGAGCGACTCCAGGGCATCGCCGACAAATATTTCCAGCGCGCGATTTCGGCGACCGCGACGTTCAGCAAGGGTCCGCACGACAATGGCTTCGTGTGCGACATCGTCTGCCACGTCACCCAGGGCCTCGTCCTCAAGGGGCATAATAGCGGACAGGAGGCGCAGGGCGCGTTCGTCGGTGCCGCCGACAAGATCGAAAAGCAGCTGCGTCGCTACACCCGCCGCCTGAAGGACCGCAACGCCGCGCAGGTCGTGGCGATGAACGAGGCCGGCGGGTACGACAATGGCTTCGACAATGCCGGCTACACCGTGTTCGGTGGTAGCGAGCAGGAAGAGGAAGAGGTCGCCGACGCGCCCCTCATCATCGCCGAGACCCGGGTCGATGTGCCCGACGCCAGCGTGTCCGACGCGGTGATGATGCTCGACCTGCGCAACACCAACGCGCTGCTGTTCAAGAACAGCGGCACCGGATCGTTCAACATGGTCTATCGCCGCCATGACGGCACGATCGGCTGGGTCGAACCCAATCGCGCGGCCTGACTTGTACGATTTCCATGATCTCGTGACATCTGAAACGGTGCTGGCGGACGTGTCCGCCGGCACCCGCAAGGCATTGTTCGCGCATATCGCCTCCGTCGCGCAGGACGCGGCGGGGGTCGATCCGAAACTGGTCGCCGACCGCATGGCCGACCGTGAGAAGCTGGGCACCACCGCGTTCGGCGGCGGCATCGCCATTCCCCATGCCCGGATCGACTGTCCCGACAGCGTCTTCGGCATCTTCGTGCGGCTGGATCGCCCGATCGATTTCGCCGCGGTCGACGAATTGCCGGTCGACCTGATCTTCGCGCTGTTCTCGCCGCTGGATGCGGGCAGCGACCATCTGAAGGCTTTGGCACGGGTGTCGCGCGCGCTGCGCGACGCGGCGTTCCGGGCCAAGCTGCGCGGGGCCGGGTCGGCCGACGCGCTCTATGCGCTGCTATCGGGTGTCGAGGCGCGTGACGCAGCCTGATGTGCCCGCCGGGGAAGCGGCGCATTTCCGGGCATTGGAGGCGCTCTATGCTGCGGCGCCGATCAACCGGCTGTTCGATTCCCGGCTGGAGATCGTCTCCGCCGGGGTGGCGCGCATCCATTTCAGCATCGACGAACGCCATTTCCATGCCGCCGGCGCGGCGCATGGCACGACCTATTTCAAGATGCTCGACGACGCCGCCTTCTACGCCGCCAACAGCCTCGTGACCGATCGCTTCCTGCTGACCACCGCCTTCAACCTGCTGCTCCAGCGGCCGCTCGGCCCTGGCCAGGTCATCGCCGAAGGGCGCTGGGTATCCGGCAAGCGTCGCGTGTTCATCGCCGATGCGCATCTGATCGATGCCGATGGCGAGGAAGCGGCACGCGGCACCGGAACCTTCATGAAAAGCCGGATTCCGCTCGCCACCCTGCCCGGCTACGCCCAGCCATGAGCGACTGGCCGACGGCGCTGCGCGTCAACGCCTTCGCGCGCGCCGTCGAGGCAGCCGGCGGGACCGCCATGGTGCTGGCGCGGGGGGACCGCGAATCGGGCGTCGTGCTGCTGCTGGCGATGGATCGCGACGGCACCGCTCGCCTGTTCGAGCGCGAACGCGATCTCGACGGTCGTGCCCGGATCGTGCAGCGCAAACCCGATCTTGTGGGTGAAGCCGCGCTGACCGACTATTGGCAGGGTCGCCGCCGCAACGATCCCGATTTGTGGGTGATCGAGGCGATCGTCGCACGCCCCGAACCGCTCGCCGCTGAAACCCTGTGGGCCGATTGACGGCGCGACTCGTGCACCCCTAAGCGCTGTGCATCGGAGACAAAGCGCTGGGCCGACCGGGTTGGGTCGGTGGCGTAGTCGGGGGCAAACGCCAAAGTTGCATGTGGCCATAGGTTCCACGTGGAACGTGTGTTGGCGCAGGTCGACCGCAAGCTAGTGACGACGGATGAAGCTGCGCTTCCCGATGGTGGTGCTTGCCGCCATGACCCTGTTCGCCGGACTGCCCGCTGCCGTATCGGCAGAGGAAGCCTCGCCCGGTTCCGTCACTAACCTGTCCGTCCCGGCAAAGGTTCCCGTCCGCTTCGCCCCTGCCCAGGAAATCGTACAGGACATTGCGGCCAAGCCCGAGCCGGCCGACGATGCGGTCGACCCGACCGATGCCGACTATGCCACGCTGGCCGCCGCCGTCGCCGCACAGCCCGCCACGATCGACGACGAAGAACTCAACTGCGTCGCGATCGGCGTCTATTATGAATCGAAGGGCGAACCGTTGACCGGCCAGCTCGCCGTCGCCGACGTCATCCTCAACCGCACCAAATCGGGCCGCTTCCCCGCCTCGGCCTGCGGCGTGCTGACCCAGCGCAGCCAGTTCTCGTTCGTGAAGGGCGGTCGCCTGCCCGATGTCGACACCAGCCGCCCGGCGTGGAAGACCGCGGTCGCCATCGCCCGCATCGCCCGCAACGACCTGTGGAAAAGTCCGGCAGAAGGCGCGCTGTTCTTCCACGCACGCCGCGTCAGCCCGAACTGGGGCAAGACCCGCGTCGCCTCGCTCGGCAACCATATCTTCTACCGCTGAGCCGACCACTCTTTCCTTGTTCGCATAATGTTCCTATACTCCACCGATGGCCAGTATCGCCCTCGGTGCCCGACCCCTCGCCCCTGATACCCATCCGCTGATCGCGGCGGAGGTCGCGCGCGGTGTCACGCGCATGTTGCTGGCGCATGATCTGACCGCGATGGCGGAGGTTCCGCTCGACGGCGGGCGGCGTGCCGACCTGATGGCGCTCGATGCGCGCGGGCAGATCGTCATCGTCGAGATCAAGGTATCGCGCGCCGACCTGCTCGGCGACGGCAAGTGGACTGATTATCTTAGGTCTTGCGACCGCTATTTCTGGGCGGTGCCGGCCGGGTTCGACGTGACGCCGCTATCGGGCGAGGCGTTCCTGCCCGAACGTACCGGAATCATCGTCGCCGACCGCTATGAAGCGACGATCCTGCGCGAGGCGTCGACCACCCCCCTGCCCGCCCATGTCCGCAAGCGCTGCACCCTCGCCTTCGCCCGCCGCGCCGCCCGCCGCCTGATCGGCGCGGTCGACCCCGAAGCGATCCAGGGCTTTTAGCATGTTCCTCTCCCATCGGGAGAGGGAGGGAGGCGCGCAGCGCCGCAAGGGTGAGGGCGACCCGGGGGAGACGAAGCGCCGTCCGGCGTGACAAACTGCGCGCGAGTGTGAACTTAGTGAACTTTGGAACGCGTCAGGACAATATATCCACGGATTGCAACGACTTAGCGACTTCGATCAAAACCGCCGCCACAGCGCCCCGGCGGCCCAGCCGAACCCGACCGACAACAACACCGCCGCCAATCCGTACCACAACGACGCCTCGTTCGCGGCGATCGCCACGAAGCGTTCGAACCCCGACTTGCGAATCTCGATATCGCGCACCGCCGCCGCCAGCACGCGCCCGTCGCGGATCAGGAAGGTTTCGGCGGTGAACTTGCCCACCGGCACCCGTGCGGGAATGGTAATCGACGCGCGGTACAGCACGTCGTCGGTGATCTCGACCGCGTTCGGCGTCTCGCGGTACAGCCCGGCGCGTTCGCGCAACGCCACGAACCCCCTGGCGAACCGCGCCTGATCATCGGCCGACGTGCCGGCGGCAGGCGACAATTGCAGGCTGTCCAACCCCAGCTCATAGATCGCGCGCGTCCGCTCATCGACCATCTGCTCGATCGGTCGGGCCGAAGCGATGGCGTAGAAGGACGGGGCCGAGCGATAGCGCATCCGGTCGGCATTGACCCAGATGCCCGCCACCTTCTCCTTTTCGCGCACCACGATCGACTCGGGCGGCCCCTTCACCACCACGACGATGTCCGCCGGCCGGTCGCCCTGCGGCACCCGCCCGCCGGGATACAGGATCGCCCCGAACAGCAGCAGTTCGGCCCCGGTGAACGAATAGGCGATCTGCACGTCGCGGGTCGACACATCGGGCACCAGCACCGGGGCCGCCGCGCCCATCGCCAGCGGTGCCAGCAGCGCAAGGGTCAGCGCGCGCCTCATGCCGGCTGCACCGTATAGATATCGTCGGGCCGCCACCCCAGCCCCAGCGCCATGCGGAACGCCACCGCCAGCACGATGATCGCCAGCGCGAGGCGGAGATATTCGGGCTTCGCCTTCTGCGCGAACCGCGCGCCGATCTGCGCGCCGGTCACCGATCCGACCAGCAGCAGCACCGCCAGCACGATATCGACCGCCTTGGTCGTCAGCGCATGGACCATCGTCGATGCGGCGGTGACGAACAGGATCTGGAACAGCGACGTGCCGACCACCACCCGCGTCCCCATGCCCAGCAGGTACAGCATCGCCGGCACCAGGATGAACCCGCCGCCGACCCCCAGCAGCACGGTCAGCATGCCCGTGGCGAACCCCAGCAGCAGCGGCGCGAGCGGCGAGATGTACAGCCCCGAGGCATAGAATCGCCAGCGCAAGGGGAGAGCCGCGACCAGCGGATGGTGCCGCCGCCGCGCCGCCCGCGGCGGGATCGCCCCGCGCAGCACGCGCACCGCGCCGATCGCTTCCTTCAGCATCAGACCGCCGATCGACCCCAGCATTACCACGTACAGGATCGCGATGACGGTATCGATCTGCCCGCTGGCTTGTAGCAGGCGGAACACGCCCGCGCCTGCCACCGACCCCAGCACGCCGCCCGCGACCAGCACCCAACCCATGCGGAAATCGACCCCGCCGCGCCGCAGATGCGCGAACACGCCCGACACGCTGGCCCCTGTCACCTGGCTGGCGGCGGACGCGGCGGCGACGGTCGGCGGGATGCCGTAGAAGATCAGCAGCGGCGTGGTCAGGAACCCGCCGCCGACCCCGAACATGCCCGACAGAAACCCGACCCCGCCGCCCAGCAGCACGATGACCAGCGCATTGACCGACAGGTTGGCGATGGGGAGGTACAGATCCATGGGCCTCCCGGTTACCGCGTTCGGAAGCGCCGTGCCACCCGGCGCGTCAAAAGTCGCTGCCGATCGTCAGCGCCGGCCCCGACCCCGGCGCCGCGTTACCCCCTACCCGCTGCCGCCAGGCGAGCGACACGCGTACCGCGCCCCGCCCGACCGGCAGCGACGCGACGGCGGACGGTCCGATATCGACCCGCGCCCCCTCCCGCTGCGCCCCGCCCCAGCTGCCGATCCCCAGCCGTAGCGCGCTGCGCCCGATCCTCGCCACCGGATGCAGCACCCGCGCCGCGCCATCGGCATAAGGTTCGATGCCGTCGCGCGCGACCGCGCCCGCCTGCCCATAGGCTTCCAGCGCCAGGTCGCCCGGCAACGCCCGGTCGATCCCGGCGATCACCCCCATGCCGGTCCCGCTGCGCCCGCTGTCGAGCGCCACGCGCCGTTCGACCACCAAGGCGACCGGCACCGGCAGCGGCCGCCATTCGATGCCCAGCGCCGCTTCGCGTCCCAGACCCGCCAGCGGGGTCGCCACCCGCGCCGCGACCGCCGCCTGCCCGTCCGGCGTCACCGGCAGGCGCAGCCGCATCCCGGCCTGCCCGCCGCCCAGCTGCACCGGACCGCCGCTTGCCGCGCCCGGCCGGGCAAGCGCCCACAGGCTGACCGTCATCGGTGGTCCGCCGGTAGGGGGCACCGGCGGCGACAGGATCGGCGCGGCACCACGATCGACCGGCTCGGCCGAGGCGAACCCGACCAGCGCCAGAAGCGCCAGCCGTACCCGGTCCGGTACAGCAGCCGGCGCATTTGCCGTGCCAGCCATGGTCGGCACCGATCGCGTGCCGACTGCGACCCTGGCCGGCATCGCAATCCTCTGTTGGCGCATCTGTTGTGCGACGTGACGACCCGGCGGAGCGGCAGCGATCGGGGAGACAAGCCCCGCTCCCTGCCCGCCCGGCAGCACGATCCGTACCCATCGGTCCGGCGGCAACCCTTCGGGCCACAGCAGCGCCACCCGCATCCCGACCCAGCCGACCGTGACCAGCGCCAGGAACCGCAGCGGCCGCCCGCGTGCCCGGCTCATCGATCCGGCAACCCGGCGATGTCGGGGAAATGATGCGCGGTCTTGTCCCAGCGCAGCGGCCGTCCGCGCAGCGTCGCGGCGTAGCGCACCACCGCCCGCCGCGCCGCGAGCAACGCGACCAGATTGCCGACCAGCATGCGCGGGATCGACCGCCATGCCTCGCCCCGACCATAGGCGCGGCGCACCAGGGCCCAGCGCATCGCCGTCCGCCACACCAGCAGGCACAGGTTGATCGCCAGCACCAGTTGCAGCGCCGGATCGACCACCGGTGCCACGCTGCCGCGCACGGCGTGCAGCATGCCGCTCGCCCCCCAGGCGACCAGCGCGCAATAGGCCACCGCCAGCACAGGGATAGCCAGGATCGCCCGCCGGTCGCGCATCCGCATCCAATGGTCGTGCAGTCCCCCGCCCGCCTGCCACCCGATCCGGTCCCATCCGGCAAGGGCAATGCCGGTCATCCACCGCGCCTTCTGCCGGACGGCGGCGTCGAGCCGCGCGGGGAAATAGGCGCGCACCGCTACCGGCGGCCCGCCCGCATCTTCCAGCACCCGCACGAACATCCCGCGCCCGCCCAGTGCCCGGACGGTCAGCCCCAGTTCGTAATCCTCGGTCAGGCTGGTATCGTCGAACGGCAATCCGCCGCGCCGCTCGGCGATGCGCGCGAGCATGTCGGCCGAAATCGCGCAGCCGACCCCGGCCAGCGGCAGCTCCGCCCCCAATGCGCCCCGCACCGGCAGCTGCCGGCCATGCGCCTCGGCAAACTCGTCGATATAATGGCCCGATACCCAGCGTGATTCGCGATCGGCCAGCGGCAGGACCGGGACCTGCACCGTATCGGCCCTGCGCAACAGGTGATCGTACACCCGCAGCTCGCCGGGATGGACCACATCCTCGGCATCGTGCAGCACCATCGCGGTAAACGGCCGCCCCTCCGCCGCGCCGTCGGCCATGACGGCGCGCCACAAGGCGTTCAGGCAATCGGCCTTGGTCGTCGGGCCGGGATGCGGGGTCAGCGTCAGCCGTACCCGGTCGTCCTCGGTCGCGACCGCGACGATCGCGGCAATGGTCGCCCGGTCGTTGGGATAGGCCCCGACATAGAGCCGCCAGTCGGGATGATCGAACCGCGCCAGCGTCGCACGCAGCATCGCGCCGATCACCGCCGCTTCGTCCCATGCCGGCACCAGCACCGCGATCCGCCCGCTACATCCCGCCACCGGGAAATCGGCCAGGGTAGCCTCGGGCGTGCGCCGCCACCATCGGCGCAGCGCGCGGACCAGGAACGCGCCATCGACCGCCAGATCGTCCAGCCCGCCGATCAGGAACCCGACACCGGCAAACAACATGGTTTCGCGCGCAATCGCGTCGATCCACGCGATGACCGCGTCCATCCCCGTTCCCCCGGAACCTGCCCCGGAACTTATCGTATAACGATGCGGTGCGGCGGAACAAGCAATTCGCCGCCACCCGCCGCACGTTCATCCTTAATATTTATCGATGACGATTGAACCGGCGGGGACTCGGGACGTTGGCGCAAACGGTCCTAAATCCCCCTTCGGGACTGGTGCCCCGCGCACCGGCCGCGCCGAGCGTATCGACGGCGCGGCCGAACCGGGCCTTACCAATAGAAGTTGCGGATCACGTCGACCACGCGTCCGCGCCGGTAATCGACCAGCACGACGTCGTTATAGTGCCGCACCCAGCGCTGGGCCCCCCGCGCGGGCGGCAGGCGATAGCGGCCCGGATCGGCGATCCAGTAACGCTGCGCATAATAGGGGCGACCGATCGCCAGCCCGGGGCGGAAGCTCTGATAGCGGAACGGCGCATTCCAGTTGCCGCGCGCATAGAGGTTGCGATGCCCCTGACGATAGGCGCGCCAGTCGTTCCGGCCCCATGCCCGTTCGCGCAGGTTCTGCCGATATTCCCACCGCGCCCGGTTCAGTTCGCGGCGTTCCTCGCGAATGTCGCGCGGGCTGCCATAGCGCAGCGCCTGGCGATATTCGCGCCGTTCCTCGCGAATATCCTGCCGGTCGCGGCGCAGTTCGTGGCGCGATTGCGCCATGGCGGGCGTGGCGACGGCGGGGAGGGCGACGGTGGCGGCCAGTGCCGCCAGGATGATCTTTCGCATCGGGATTGCTCCTTTCCTCGTGATGAGGATGCAATGCCCGAGTCCCGCTGAACGCTCCGCGAATGCGATCGTCAGGGTTTTGAAAGGCTTGGCGGACGAGCTTCCGGAAGAAAGCCGTCACCCCGGACCTGATCCGGGGTCCCGCTTCTTCCTTCCGCCGCCTGCTACGTTTGGCCGACGGCCGCCGAAACCGCGCCGCAATCCTTACTGGTTCGGCCCCGGCCCGCCGGTCCCCGGCGCGCCGACCGTGCCGATATTGCCGAACAGGTCGCGGAAGAAGTTCGATTCGCGGCCCAGCGTCGGGGTCTTCTTGTCCCACGGGCTGATGCCGACGACCTGGTCGACGCCGGTGCGGTCGATCTTGGTGACGTTGCCCGCCTGGTCGAACGTGATCTTCAGCGTCGTCTGGTCGACGGCGCGCGGGCGGTTGAACGCCAGGTTGCGGCTGTCGCGCGACAGATAGAACCATTCGCGGTCGGAAAACTGGCCGACGAAGGTCGGGGTGCCCAGCGTCTGCAACACCGACT
This window encodes:
- a CDS encoding glycosyl transferase family protein, which gives rise to MDAVIAWIDAIARETMLFAGVGFLIGGLDDLAVDGAFLVRALRRWWRRTPEATLADFPVAGCSGRIAVLVPAWDEAAVIGAMLRATLARFDHPDWRLYVGAYPNDRATIAAIVAVATEDDRVRLTLTPHPGPTTKADCLNALWRAVMADGAAEGRPFTAMVLHDAEDVVHPGELRVYDHLLRRADTVQVPVLPLADRESRWVSGHYIDEFAEAHGRQLPVRGALGAELPLAGVGCAISADMLARIAERRGGLPFDDTSLTEDYELGLTVRALGGRGMFVRVLEDAGGPPVAVRAYFPARLDAAVRQKARWMTGIALAGWDRIGWQAGGGLHDHWMRMRDRRAILAIPVLAVAYCALVAWGASGMLHAVRGSVAPVVDPALQLVLAINLCLLVWRTAMRWALVRRAYGRGEAWRSIPRMLVGNLVALLAARRAVVRYAATLRGRPLRWDKTAHHFPDIAGLPDR
- a CDS encoding MmcB family DNA repair protein, which produces MASIALGARPLAPDTHPLIAAEVARGVTRMLLAHDLTAMAEVPLDGGRRADLMALDARGQIVIVEIKVSRADLLGDGKWTDYLRSCDRYFWAVPAGFDVTPLSGEAFLPERTGIIVADRYEATILREASTTPLPAHVRKRCTLAFARRAARRLIGAVDPEAIQGF
- a CDS encoding sulfite exporter TauE/SafE family protein is translated as MDLYLPIANLSVNALVIVLLGGGVGFLSGMFGVGGGFLTTPLLIFYGIPPTVAAASAASQVTGASVSGVFAHLRRGGVDFRMGWVLVAGGVLGSVAGAGVFRLLQASGQIDTVIAILYVVMLGSIGGLMLKEAIGAVRVLRGAIPPRAARRRHHPLVAALPLRWRFYASGLYISPLAPLLLGFATGMLTVLLGVGGGFILVPAMLYLLGMGTRVVVGTSLFQILFVTAASTMVHALTTKAVDIVLAVLLLVGSVTGAQIGARFAQKAKPEYLRLALAIIVLAVAFRMALGLGWRPDDIYTVQPA
- a CDS encoding PTS sugar transporter subunit IIA produces the protein MYDFHDLVTSETVLADVSAGTRKALFAHIASVAQDAAGVDPKLVADRMADREKLGTTAFGGGIAIPHARIDCPDSVFGIFVRLDRPIDFAAVDELPVDLIFALFSPLDAGSDHLKALARVSRALRDAAFRAKLRGAGSADALYALLSGVEARDAA
- a CDS encoding cell wall hydrolase, producing the protein MKLRFPMVVLAAMTLFAGLPAAVSAEEASPGSVTNLSVPAKVPVRFAPAQEIVQDIAAKPEPADDAVDPTDADYATLAAAVAAQPATIDDEELNCVAIGVYYESKGEPLTGQLAVADVILNRTKSGRFPASACGVLTQRSQFSFVKGGRLPDVDTSRPAWKTAVAIARIARNDLWKSPAEGALFFHARRVSPNWGKTRVASLGNHIFYR
- a CDS encoding DUF1491 family protein, with the protein product MSDWPTALRVNAFARAVEAAGGTAMVLARGDRESGVVLLLAMDRDGTARLFERERDLDGRARIVQRKPDLVGEAALTDYWQGRRRNDPDLWVIEAIVARPEPLAAETLWAD
- a CDS encoding TIGR02186 family protein; translated protein: MRRALTLALLAPLAMGAAAPVLVPDVSTRDVQIAYSFTGAELLLFGAILYPGGRVPQGDRPADIVVVVKGPPESIVVREKEKVAGIWVNADRMRYRSAPSFYAIASARPIEQMVDERTRAIYELGLDSLQLSPAAGTSADDQARFARGFVALRERAGLYRETPNAVEITDDVLYRASITIPARVPVGKFTAETFLIRDGRVLAAAVRDIEIRKSGFERFVAIAANEASLWYGLAAVLLSVGFGWAAGALWRRF
- a CDS encoding PaaI family thioesterase, producing the protein MRCYRVSRRVTQPDVPAGEAAHFRALEALYAAAPINRLFDSRLEIVSAGVARIHFSIDERHFHAAGAAHGTTYFKMLDDAAFYAANSLVTDRFLLTTAFNLLLQRPLGPGQVIAEGRWVSGKRRVFIADAHLIDADGEEAARGTGTFMKSRIPLATLPGYAQP